One genomic segment of Ancylobacter sp. IITR112 includes these proteins:
- a CDS encoding TRAP transporter small permease, with the protein MTNTNGVAAGGGRLRAVTAASEALLVAERVAIGSLMALLTGLILLNVVTRYAHVPLYWIDESAIFTTVWLTFLGASAMSRLRLDFSMTILTERLPAGAVKAMRVVATLCILGFGLALAAMCWMWMDPVGIASAGFDARAYGGATFNFLYTERTQTLNWPSWVLYLVMPLFALTLTVHSAANLLEDLGLAAPPDRSDIGLNSAEEVA; encoded by the coding sequence ATGACCAACACCAACGGCGTTGCGGCCGGTGGCGGGCGCTTGCGTGCCGTGACGGCGGCTTCCGAGGCCCTGCTGGTGGCGGAGCGCGTGGCCATTGGCAGCCTGATGGCCCTGCTCACCGGGCTGATCCTGCTCAACGTCGTCACCCGCTACGCCCATGTCCCGCTCTACTGGATCGACGAATCCGCCATCTTCACCACGGTCTGGCTGACCTTCCTCGGCGCCTCCGCCATGTCGCGGCTGCGGCTCGACTTCTCCATGACCATTCTGACCGAGCGCCTGCCGGCGGGCGCGGTGAAGGCGATGCGCGTCGTCGCCACGCTCTGCATCCTCGGCTTCGGCCTCGCTTTGGCGGCGATGTGCTGGATGTGGATGGACCCGGTGGGCATCGCCAGCGCCGGTTTCGACGCCCGGGCCTATGGCGGGGCGACGTTCAACTTCCTCTACACCGAGCGCACCCAGACGCTGAACTGGCCGAGCTGGGTGCTCTATCTCGTCATGCCGCTCTTCGCGCTGACCCTCACCGTGCACAGCGCCGCCAATCTCCTCGAGGATCTCGGTCTCGCCGCCCCGCCCGACCGCAGCGACATCGGTCTCAACAGCGCCGAAGAGGTCGCCTGA
- a CDS encoding GntR family transcriptional regulator: MNPLLKHRTLTAAILDQLRNAILDGTYPAGAQLRQDALAATFKVSRIPVREALFQLDAEGLVRFMPQKGAVVAELSTAEIRDVFELRRLLEPRLLARSVPLLEAEDFARLEALQAEMVRVTAANELGRWGQINADFHMALYARADQPRSLTIVQGLLQASDRYTRVHLSDVAGMGSLGMQRAVSEHAALADLSRAGDVAAACAFLDTHILTVQQDLLRELERAPRKATHDRPHAPC; the protein is encoded by the coding sequence ATGAACCCGCTACTCAAGCACCGCACCCTCACGGCGGCCATTCTCGATCAGTTGCGCAACGCCATCCTCGACGGCACCTATCCAGCCGGTGCGCAGTTGCGGCAGGACGCGCTGGCGGCGACGTTCAAGGTCAGCCGCATTCCGGTGCGCGAAGCGCTGTTCCAGCTCGATGCCGAAGGGCTGGTGCGCTTCATGCCGCAAAAGGGCGCGGTGGTCGCCGAACTGTCCACCGCCGAGATCCGCGACGTGTTCGAACTGCGCCGGCTGCTGGAGCCGCGCCTGCTCGCCCGCTCCGTTCCGCTGCTGGAGGCGGAGGATTTCGCCCGGCTGGAGGCGCTGCAGGCGGAGATGGTGCGCGTCACCGCCGCCAACGAACTCGGCCGCTGGGGCCAGATCAATGCTGATTTCCACATGGCGCTCTATGCGCGGGCGGATCAGCCGCGCTCGCTCACCATCGTCCAGGGCCTGCTGCAGGCGAGCGACCGCTACACAAGGGTGCATCTCAGCGATGTCGCCGGCATGGGCAGCCTCGGCATGCAACGGGCGGTCAGCGAGCATGCCGCGCTGGCGGATCTCAGCCGCGCGGGCGATGTGGCGGCAGCCTGCGCCTTTCTCGACACCCACATTCTCACCGTGCAACAGGACCTGCTGCGCGAACTCGAGCGCGCCCCGCGCAAGGCGACCCATGACCGCCCACACGCCCCCTGCTGA
- a CDS encoding Ldh family oxidoreductase: MTAHTPPADHVRLTLAEVHALTRDTLLAAGLGEAHAAAIARSITRAQADECHSHGLYRLLGYVSSVRSGKAARDATPVLTRTTPVVLEVDAGGGFAPLAIETGVPALIEAAKTYGIAALAIHDCYHFSALWADIEPAVEAGLAAWCFTVGQCCVAPAGGTTPLLGTNPIAFGWPGPPGQPFIFDFATSAAARGEVELKRRAGEPLPQGWAVSPDGRPTTDPAAALAGALLPFGGHKGSALSLMVELIAGPLIGDLTSRQAKAVENGDAGPPLGGELFIALDPAVFGRETLETRLAGAQELFALAKAQPGVRLPAERRYAARARSAEGVWIPARLLAEIAALTTRAAGSES; encoded by the coding sequence ATGACCGCCCACACGCCCCCTGCTGATCATGTCCGCCTCACCCTCGCCGAGGTGCACGCGCTTACCCGCGACACATTGCTGGCCGCCGGGCTGGGAGAGGCGCATGCGGCGGCGATCGCCCGTTCCATCACCCGGGCGCAGGCGGATGAGTGCCATTCGCACGGGCTCTACCGGCTGCTTGGTTATGTCTCCTCGGTGCGCAGCGGCAAGGCCGCGCGGGACGCTACGCCGGTGCTCACCCGCACCACGCCGGTGGTGCTGGAGGTAGACGCCGGAGGCGGCTTCGCCCCGCTTGCCATCGAGACCGGCGTGCCGGCGCTGATCGAGGCGGCCAAAACCTATGGCATCGCCGCGCTGGCGATCCACGACTGCTATCATTTCTCCGCCCTGTGGGCCGATATCGAGCCGGCGGTGGAGGCGGGCCTCGCCGCCTGGTGCTTTACCGTCGGCCAGTGCTGCGTCGCTCCCGCCGGCGGCACGACGCCGCTGCTCGGCACCAATCCGATCGCTTTCGGCTGGCCGGGACCGCCGGGCCAGCCGTTCATTTTCGATTTCGCCACCAGCGCCGCCGCGCGCGGCGAGGTGGAGCTGAAGCGCCGGGCCGGTGAGCCGCTGCCGCAAGGCTGGGCGGTGAGCCCGGACGGGCGCCCAACCACCGACCCCGCCGCCGCGCTGGCGGGTGCGCTGCTGCCCTTCGGCGGGCACAAGGGTTCGGCGCTGTCGCTGATGGTGGAACTCATCGCCGGACCGCTGATCGGCGATCTCACCAGCCGGCAGGCGAAGGCGGTGGAAAATGGCGATGCCGGCCCGCCGCTCGGCGGCGAACTGTTCATCGCCCTCGACCCGGCGGTGTTCGGGCGCGAGACGCTGGAGACGCGGCTGGCCGGGGCGCAGGAACTCTTCGCCCTCGCCAAGGCCCAGCCGGGGGTAAGACTGCCGGCCGAGCGCCGCTATGCCGCCCGCGCCCGCAGCGCGGAGGGTGTGTGGATTCCCGCCCGCCTGCTGGCCGAAATCGCCGCGCTGACGACCAGAGCGGCGGGGAGCGAGAGCTAG
- a CDS encoding 7TM-DISM domain-containing protein, which yields MHDHSEADKSEPSAPMPLPAGLSLSPWSAVARFFILLVLVGGGAAIAWTAAIPSRDHILGRAVLEDPSGTLTIGEVTHAAFSPTPPILARGYTPSTYWLRLTVSPGDGGPLVLRIRPTYLDRVALFEPVPGRPGVWHEYVTGDRTPFLERDVPSLSLGFNIWPNRPETTYYLRLSTTSTSLMHVEALVPQMAALRDLHIHASEIFILALLLFILLWTASDFAVRPDIVVGCFAINQLFFISYNVLIMGYGAVIFPTAPAGLVDTLTSISVIATPLFSLLTNRLLLRQFDLIALGRWSIDALLLALVIAFVLLAVGATQAALKLNAIVVMLIVPLLPLMAFGTRREAPPGRRVLRIFYVIQATSLVLTMLPILGVLPASTWNLDANIIHGLLSDLPMFVLLALRSREARQRGLEAQRALDVTLGQLELQRAQFEMQNRFMAMLTHELRTPLSVIRLAVDMARVGGEPRRLIDAAFGNMEGIIDRCGFADRMEQKGLDVVRTPVDMAAALRAAVAASASPGRVALDAGPLPALISDGQLIATVLHNLIDNALKYSPDDSTVTVSAGAEAGPAGMGVRITVENDCGRIVIPDISRLFEKFYRGPHARTKSGSGLGLYIVQGIVDLLDGLITYDFIEGRARFSVWLPCSALPSSKTMTISEPLSSTP from the coding sequence ATGCACGATCACAGTGAAGCGGACAAGTCCGAGCCAAGCGCGCCAATGCCCCTGCCCGCCGGCCTTTCGCTGTCGCCCTGGTCGGCTGTCGCCCGCTTCTTCATCCTGCTGGTGCTGGTCGGCGGCGGCGCCGCCATCGCCTGGACGGCGGCGATTCCCTCGCGCGACCACATACTCGGCCGCGCCGTGCTGGAGGACCCCAGCGGCACGCTGACCATCGGCGAGGTGACACATGCTGCGTTCAGCCCCACCCCGCCCATATTGGCGCGCGGCTACACGCCCTCCACCTACTGGCTGCGGCTGACAGTGAGCCCGGGCGATGGCGGCCCGCTGGTGCTGCGCATCCGCCCGACCTATCTCGACCGTGTCGCCCTGTTCGAGCCGGTGCCCGGCCGGCCCGGTGTCTGGCACGAATATGTCACCGGCGACCGCACGCCTTTTCTGGAGCGGGATGTGCCCTCGCTCAGCCTCGGCTTCAACATCTGGCCTAACCGGCCGGAAACGACCTATTATCTGCGCCTGTCGACCACCAGCACTTCGCTGATGCATGTCGAGGCGCTGGTACCGCAAATGGCGGCGCTGCGCGACCTGCACATCCACGCCAGCGAAATCTTCATTCTGGCGCTGCTGCTGTTCATTCTGCTGTGGACTGCCAGCGACTTCGCCGTCCGGCCCGATATCGTGGTGGGCTGCTTCGCCATAAACCAGCTATTCTTCATCAGCTACAATGTCTTGATCATGGGCTATGGGGCTGTGATCTTTCCCACGGCGCCCGCGGGCCTGGTCGACACGCTGACCAGCATCTCGGTCATCGCGACGCCGCTGTTCTCGCTACTGACCAACCGGCTGCTGCTGCGCCAGTTCGACCTGATCGCGCTCGGACGCTGGAGCATCGACGCGCTGCTGCTGGCGCTCGTCATCGCCTTCGTCCTGCTCGCGGTCGGCGCTACCCAGGCGGCGCTGAAGCTCAATGCGATAGTGGTGATGCTGATCGTCCCGCTGCTGCCGCTGATGGCGTTCGGCACCCGGCGGGAGGCGCCGCCCGGCCGGCGGGTGCTGCGGATCTTCTATGTGATCCAGGCCACCTCGCTGGTGCTGACCATGCTGCCGATCCTCGGTGTGCTGCCGGCCTCGACCTGGAATCTCGACGCCAACATCATCCACGGGCTGCTGTCGGACCTGCCGATGTTCGTGCTGCTCGCCCTGCGCTCGCGCGAGGCCCGCCAGCGCGGCCTCGAAGCGCAGCGGGCGCTTGATGTGACGCTGGGTCAGCTCGAACTGCAGCGCGCGCAGTTCGAGATGCAGAACCGCTTCATGGCCATGCTCACCCATGAATTGCGCACGCCGCTCTCGGTCATACGCCTGGCCGTGGACATGGCGAGGGTGGGCGGCGAGCCGCGACGGCTGATCGACGCCGCCTTCGGCAATATGGAGGGCATCATCGACCGCTGCGGCTTCGCCGACCGCATGGAGCAGAAGGGGCTCGACGTGGTGCGCACGCCGGTGGACATGGCCGCCGCCCTGCGCGCCGCCGTCGCGGCGAGCGCGTCACCCGGCCGTGTGGCGCTGGACGCCGGCCCGCTGCCCGCGCTGATATCGGACGGGCAACTCATCGCCACTGTGCTGCACAACCTCATCGACAACGCGCTGAAATACTCGCCGGACGACTCGACCGTCACAGTGAGCGCGGGCGCGGAAGCCGGACCGGCGGGCATGGGGGTGCGCATCACCGTCGAGAATGACTGCGGGCGTATCGTGATACCTGACATCTCCCGGCTGTTCGAGAAATTCTATCGCGGTCCACATGCCCGCACGAAAAGCGGGTCCGGTTTGGGACTTTACATTGTGCAGGGAATCGTGGACCTGCTTGATGGTTTGATTACATACGATTTCATCGAGGGGCGGGCGCGCTTCAGCGTCTGGTTGCCATGCTCAGCATTGCCGTCGTCGAAGACAATGACGATCTCAGAACCGCTATCGTCAACGCCCTGA